A stretch of the Flavobacterium sp. 5 genome encodes the following:
- a CDS encoding efflux RND transporter permease subunit, producing the protein MKDKLKNIFKKENDPLSSDEKLKLIESSSKLVGPGVFYSTIIVIASFLPVFLLTGMEGKLFSPLAWTKSFILIVDAFFAITLTPVLISFLLKGKLRTENKNPINRKLESIYTPILTLCLKWRKTVLAVNIVALLIGVLMFTRLGSEFMPPLDEGSVLFMPVTLPDVSNSEVKRILQVQDRLIKSIPEVAHVLGKAGRANTATDNSPISMIETIILLKPHNEWREGKTKADIINDINNKLQIPGVTNGFTQPIINRINMLSTGIRTDVGIKIYGENLDTINALSQKIKMALDGTSGVKDLYAEPITGGKYIDIEPKREVIGRYGLSIDDINNVVEASIGGMKLTTTIEGRQRFSVNARYAQEYRSSIEALKKLQVQTMDFGPIPLETVADVKISDGPPMINSENAMLRGSVLFNVRDRDLGSTVKEAQKKLNEMITKMPKGYYVEWSGQWENQIRANKTLGLILPIVVVIIFLILYFTYHSMKEALITMITVPFALIGGVFMVYFYGINLSVAVAVGFIALFGLAVETAMLITIYLNEAMNKMVEKHGNSKETLTEEIVREYIIDGSAKRLRPKLMTVSVSLFGLIPILWATGTGADVMLPITVPLIGGTITSTIYVLLVTPVVFEMVKLHELRTKGKISLIDAKH; encoded by the coding sequence ATGAAAGATAAACTGAAAAATATATTCAAAAAAGAAAATGACCCGTTATCTTCCGATGAGAAACTGAAGCTAATTGAATCCTCTTCCAAATTGGTCGGACCGGGTGTTTTTTATTCGACAATAATAGTAATTGCTTCATTTTTACCCGTATTCCTGCTTACGGGAATGGAGGGTAAATTGTTCAGTCCATTGGCTTGGACAAAATCTTTTATACTAATTGTGGATGCGTTTTTTGCGATTACACTTACTCCTGTGCTGATTAGTTTTTTACTCAAAGGCAAACTTCGTACAGAAAATAAAAATCCGATAAACAGAAAATTGGAAAGCATTTATACTCCAATTTTGACGCTTTGTTTAAAATGGAGAAAAACAGTTTTGGCAGTCAATATTGTGGCGCTGTTAATTGGTGTGTTAATGTTTACAAGACTTGGTTCTGAATTTATGCCTCCGCTCGACGAAGGTTCTGTTTTATTTATGCCTGTAACATTGCCCGATGTGTCCAATTCTGAAGTGAAACGAATTTTACAGGTTCAGGACCGATTGATAAAATCAATTCCCGAAGTGGCTCACGTTTTAGGAAAAGCAGGAAGAGCCAATACAGCAACGGACAACAGCCCCATAAGTATGATTGAAACAATTATTTTGCTGAAGCCCCACAACGAATGGAGAGAAGGCAAAACAAAAGCGGATATTATAAATGATATAAACAATAAACTGCAAATACCGGGAGTAACCAATGGTTTTACACAACCGATTATCAATCGTATCAATATGCTTTCGACAGGTATCAGAACCGATGTGGGAATAAAAATCTACGGGGAAAATTTAGACACCATTAATGCTTTATCACAAAAAATAAAAATGGCATTGGATGGAACTTCGGGAGTAAAAGACTTGTACGCTGAACCTATTACGGGCGGAAAATACATTGATATTGAACCCAAAAGAGAAGTTATTGGCAGATACGGACTAAGCATCGATGATATTAACAATGTAGTGGAAGCTTCAATTGGAGGTATGAAACTCACCACAACCATCGAGGGAAGACAGCGTTTTTCGGTAAACGCACGATATGCACAAGAATATCGAAGTAGTATTGAAGCCTTGAAAAAGCTACAAGTACAAACAATGGATTTTGGCCCAATTCCTTTGGAAACGGTTGCCGATGTAAAAATAAGCGATGGCCCGCCAATGATAAACAGCGAAAATGCAATGCTTCGTGGAAGTGTATTGTTTAATGTTCGTGACCGTGATTTAGGAAGTACCGTCAAAGAAGCACAGAAAAAACTGAATGAAATGATAACCAAAATGCCCAAAGGGTATTATGTGGAATGGAGCGGTCAATGGGAAAACCAAATCAGAGCCAACAAAACATTGGGTTTAATTCTGCCAATTGTTGTCGTGATTATTTTCCTCATTCTCTATTTCACTTATCATTCTATGAAAGAGGCTTTGATTACAATGATAACGGTTCCGTTTGCATTAATCGGGGGAGTTTTTATGGTGTATTTCTATGGGATTAATTTATCGGTGGCTGTAGCAGTCGGTTTTATTGCTTTGTTTGGTTTGGCTGTCGAAACAGCTATGCTAATCACTATATATTTGAATGAAGCGATGAACAAAATGGTCGAAAAACACGGTAACAGCAAAGAAACCCTAACAGAAGAAATAGTGAGAGAGTATATTATTGATGGTTCTGCCAAACGATTGCGCCCAAAACTGATGACAGTTTCTGTTTCATTATTTGGATTAATCCCCATTCTTTGGGCAACGGGAACAGGAGCAGATGTGATGCTCCCAATCACTGTTCCGCTCATAGGAGGAACAATTACTTCAACAATTTATGTATTATTAGTAACCCCGGTTGTTTTTGAAATGGTGAAACTTCACGAGTTAAGAACAAAAGGAAAAATTAGTCTCATAGATGCAAAACATTAA
- a CDS encoding TolC family protein, with protein sequence MQNIKFYIALSCLVLSFTNTKAQTLTLDNVLSTIKTNNPQLKMYDADIQSMDASAKGARSWMPPQVETGFFMTPYNSNLWKADEMGPGMGSYMLGVTQMIPNASKLNANENLMKAMSSVESENKNFTLNQLNALAKTYYYEWIIIKKKIKIAQDNLLLLDYMIKSMEIRYQYNMDKLPSYYKAKSQYATLQSMIVMLENDVSQRKYMLNTLMARNKNEDLEIDFNYEIKDFNLFETDLSPYINNRSDIKAIDKTKEINNLKIEVEKVATRPEFGVKYDHMFAFGNQPQQFSLMGMVTIPMPYSTKMNKANMESYRIKNESLDWQKQMIANEASGMIKGMNAEFLNLKKQYQITQDNIIPALKRNYDTAILAWQNNTGDLFVALDAWEAMNMTQIDAFDKLKSILATQVEIEKQLETEKL encoded by the coding sequence ATGCAAAACATTAAATTTTATATCGCCCTGAGTTGTTTGGTTTTAAGCTTTACAAATACTAAAGCCCAAACACTTACTTTGGATAATGTCTTGAGTACCATCAAGACAAATAATCCCCAATTGAAAATGTACGATGCCGATATTCAGAGTATGGATGCTTCGGCCAAAGGAGCCAGAAGTTGGATGCCACCGCAAGTGGAAACGGGTTTCTTTATGACTCCGTACAATTCCAATCTATGGAAAGCCGACGAAATGGGGCCAGGAATGGGGAGTTATATGTTGGGAGTAACTCAAATGATTCCGAATGCTTCTAAGCTAAATGCCAATGAAAATTTAATGAAAGCAATGTCATCAGTCGAAAGTGAAAATAAAAACTTCACGCTCAATCAATTAAATGCATTGGCCAAAACCTATTATTATGAATGGATTATCATTAAGAAAAAAATAAAAATTGCCCAAGACAATCTTTTGCTTTTAGATTATATGATTAAGAGTATGGAAATACGCTATCAATATAATATGGACAAATTGCCGTCCTATTACAAAGCAAAATCACAATATGCCACTTTGCAAAGTATGATTGTGATGTTGGAAAATGATGTATCACAGCGAAAATATATGCTCAACACATTAATGGCTCGTAATAAAAACGAGGATTTAGAAATTGATTTCAATTACGAGATTAAAGATTTCAATCTCTTCGAAACCGATTTGTCTCCCTACATCAACAACCGTAGTGATATCAAAGCCATTGATAAAACCAAAGAAATCAACAACCTAAAAATAGAGGTTGAAAAAGTGGCAACCAGACCTGAATTTGGTGTAAAATACGACCATATGTTCGCTTTTGGCAATCAGCCACAACAATTTTCATTGATGGGAATGGTCACTATTCCAATGCCTTATTCAACCAAAATGAATAAAGCCAATATGGAAAGCTATCGAATAAAAAACGAAAGTTTGGATTGGCAAAAACAGATGATTGCGAACGAAGCAAGCGGTATGATAAAAGGAATGAATGCTGAGTTTTTGAATCTGAAAAAGCAATACCAAATTACGCAGGACAATATTATTCCAGCTTTGAAACGAAATTATGATACCGCCATTTTAGCTTGGCAAAATAACACCGGAGATTTATTCGTAGCCTTGGATGCGTGGGAAGCGATGAATATGACTCAAATCGATGCTTTCGACAAATTAAAATCGATTTTAGCGACACAAGTAGAAATAGAAAAACAACTTGAAACCGAAAAATTATGA
- a CDS encoding efflux RND transporter periplasmic adaptor subunit, whose protein sequence is MNRYLKFAILFLVVVFIGITIYFFATKSGKHSEMEHQNEVYTCSMHPEVIKDKPGSCPICGMTLVKKVTEDHSEKNDSINDLLKPTDSFVVGNYQTTTVKDTVINSEISLPGIVSYDPNSSVNISARISGRIEKMYVNYKYQKVTKGQKIFEIYSPELLTEQQNFIYLISNDSQNTSIINSAKQKLLLYGMSNNQVNTLASAKKVNPVIVIYSPANGIITGTEKMTSSSVSPMSNTSSNTETLDVKQGNYITKGEVVFKLANTDKVWGIFNVLQGYNSLIKINQSIDISSELDEKNNIYAKINFIETQLNSTDKTNRIRVYLNNSTLKLPIGTRLQGIVQLNSTKGLWLQKQTLVSLGNKKVVFQKLDNGFKATAIQTGIEIDDFVQIIGGVSVGDTIAKNAQYLIDSESFIKTE, encoded by the coding sequence ATGAACAGATATTTAAAATTTGCAATACTATTTTTGGTCGTAGTTTTTATTGGAATTACAATCTATTTTTTTGCAACAAAATCAGGAAAACATTCTGAAATGGAACATCAAAATGAGGTTTACACTTGCTCGATGCACCCTGAAGTTATCAAAGACAAACCGGGCAGTTGTCCTATTTGCGGAATGACTTTAGTAAAAAAAGTAACCGAAGACCATTCTGAAAAAAATGACTCTATCAACGATCTTTTGAAACCTACTGATAGTTTTGTTGTGGGAAATTATCAAACCACAACGGTAAAAGACACAGTTATAAATAGCGAAATCAGTTTACCCGGAATAGTGAGTTACGATCCGAATTCATCTGTAAATATTTCAGCGAGAATAAGTGGTAGAATTGAAAAAATGTACGTCAACTATAAGTACCAAAAAGTGACCAAAGGACAAAAAATATTTGAAATATACAGCCCTGAATTATTGACCGAACAGCAAAATTTTATCTATTTGATTTCCAATGACAGTCAAAACACATCGATTATTAATTCCGCCAAGCAAAAATTATTACTTTATGGAATGTCCAATAATCAAGTTAACACATTGGCTTCCGCTAAAAAGGTGAATCCTGTAATCGTTATTTACAGTCCCGCTAACGGAATCATCACGGGAACCGAAAAGATGACTAGTTCTAGTGTTTCTCCTATGTCCAATACAAGTAGCAACACAGAAACTTTGGATGTCAAACAGGGGAACTATATTACAAAAGGGGAAGTTGTTTTCAAGTTAGCGAATACAGATAAAGTTTGGGGTATTTTCAATGTTTTGCAAGGTTACAATAGCCTTATTAAAATCAATCAGTCTATTGATATTTCTTCTGAATTGGATGAAAAGAATAATATTTACGCAAAAATAAATTTTATTGAAACACAATTGAATTCGACTGATAAAACCAATAGGATTCGGGTGTATTTGAATAATTCAACTCTAAAATTGCCCATTGGAACAAGATTACAAGGTATAGTGCAATTAAATTCTACAAAGGGATTATGGTTGCAAAAACAAACTTTGGTCAGTCTAGGTAACAAAAAAGTCGTTTTTCAAAAATTGGACAATGGTTTCAAAGCAACAGCAATACAAACGGGTATTGAAATTGATGATTTTGTTCAAATTATAGGAGGCGTTTCTGTGGGAGATACAATTGCCAAAAACGCACAATATCTAATTGACAGCGAAAGCTTCATTAAAACCGAATAA
- a CDS encoding efflux RND transporter periplasmic adaptor subunit, which yields MKTLKIITLLSILLMVMIACNSKNKEDHSGHKMTDETTFYTCSMDPQIKEDKPGKCPICHMHLTPVKLDKTNSNEISLSKQQIRLGNISLQSITTSQSSVNQNYTGTLAINQDKINSVSSRAMGRIEKLFFKTVGDYVAKNQAVYQLYSEDIAIAKQDYFTAFKQLSMPGDFGKNAKNMLASAKQKLLFYGLTNAQIENIKTNKDVSPNTIFYSSHSGTISEIVATEGSYVMEGSGIIKIADLNSLWLETQVNVNYAKNLKIGQKANVTFSDFPDKTINTQVAFINPEINPDTRLLLIRMEIPNQGLQLKPGMQAVVKLTQSNAKGLFIPIDAVIREENASYIWVEKRPGIFENVMVETGTETNGMIEIKSDLDPSKKVVITGAYAINSEYKFRKGSDPMEGMKM from the coding sequence ATGAAGACATTAAAAATAATCACTTTACTATCAATACTACTTATGGTAATGATAGCTTGCAATTCGAAAAACAAGGAAGATCATAGTGGACATAAAATGACTGATGAAACAACTTTCTACACTTGCTCGATGGATCCTCAGATAAAAGAAGACAAACCAGGCAAATGTCCCATTTGTCATATGCATTTAACTCCCGTAAAACTCGATAAAACTAACTCAAATGAAATAAGTTTAAGCAAACAGCAAATCCGATTGGGTAATATTAGTCTTCAGTCTATTACAACATCCCAAAGTAGTGTAAACCAAAATTACACGGGTACTTTAGCTATAAATCAGGATAAAATCAATTCCGTTTCATCAAGAGCGATGGGGCGAATTGAAAAATTATTTTTCAAAACAGTTGGAGATTATGTTGCCAAAAACCAAGCGGTATATCAATTATACAGTGAAGATATCGCCATAGCCAAACAGGATTATTTCACGGCATTCAAGCAACTGTCAATGCCAGGAGATTTTGGGAAAAACGCAAAAAACATGCTAGCCAGCGCGAAGCAAAAACTTCTTTTTTATGGTCTTACCAATGCCCAAATTGAAAACATTAAAACCAATAAAGATGTTTCACCAAATACCATATTTTACAGTTCTCATAGCGGAACAATTTCTGAAATTGTAGCTACAGAAGGAAGTTATGTAATGGAAGGTTCGGGAATAATAAAAATCGCTGATTTAAACAGCCTTTGGTTAGAAACACAAGTAAACGTAAATTATGCCAAAAACCTTAAAATAGGTCAAAAAGCCAATGTTACTTTTAGTGATTTCCCAGATAAAACAATAAATACCCAAGTTGCCTTTATCAATCCTGAAATAAATCCAGATACCCGATTGCTGTTAATTCGAATGGAAATTCCAAATCAGGGTTTACAGTTAAAACCAGGAATGCAGGCGGTTGTAAAATTGACACAATCAAATGCTAAAGGACTTTTTATCCCGATTGATGCAGTTATTCGAGAAGAAAACGCTTCCTATATTTGGGTTGAAAAAAGACCGGGAATATTTGAAAATGTTATGGTAGAAACAGGAACAGAAACCAATGGAATGATTGAAATCAAATCCGATTTGGATCCCTCAAAAAAAGTAGTGATTACAGGTGCTTATGCCATAAATAGTGAATACAAATTCCGGAAAGGAAGTGACCCAATGGAGGGAATGAAAATGTAA
- a CDS encoding heavy metal-binding domain-containing protein, with translation MKKIIFSAIVMAFVLVSCNQKDKEASTDHSNVMSNDSTMMNNDSIIINDKNSTMKNHEKMYACPMHPEVQGKLNDKCSKCGMKLTELVPEKKEENK, from the coding sequence ATGAAAAAAATAATCTTTTCAGCCATAGTAATGGCATTTGTATTGGTTTCCTGTAACCAAAAAGACAAAGAAGCTTCAACGGATCATTCTAATGTGATGAGCAATGATAGTACAATGATGAATAATGACAGTATAATTATAAACGACAAAAACAGTACAATGAAAAATCATGAAAAAATGTATGCATGCCCAATGCACCCGGAAGTGCAAGGAAAACTGAATGACAAATGTTCAAAATGTGGAATGAAATTAACAGAACTTGTTCCTGAGAAAAAAGAAGAAAACAAATAA
- a CDS encoding AraC family transcriptional regulator yields MKIYIKNMVCGRCKMVVKSVFESMGINPFSVELGEVELKSDINENQKSELLKKLRAIGFDLIDNKKSKTIDKIKTLIIDLVQNKNNDLKSNLSSYISQELHQDYNTLSNLFSEVENTTIEKYFINQKIEKVKELIIYDELSLSQIAYSLNYSTVSHLSNQFKKVTGFSPTYFKNIKTIKRKQIEDL; encoded by the coding sequence ATGAAAATTTATATCAAAAATATGGTATGCGGCCGTTGTAAAATGGTAGTAAAGTCTGTATTTGAAAGTATGGGAATTAATCCTTTTTCAGTTGAGTTAGGGGAAGTTGAATTGAAAAGTGACATTAACGAAAATCAAAAAAGCGAATTGTTAAAAAAACTTCGTGCAATTGGCTTTGATTTAATTGACAATAAGAAAAGTAAAACAATCGATAAGATTAAAACATTGATTATTGATTTGGTTCAAAATAAAAACAATGATTTGAAAAGTAACTTATCCAGTTATATTTCACAAGAACTCCATCAAGACTATAACACCTTGAGTAATCTGTTTTCGGAAGTTGAAAATACTACTATTGAGAAGTATTTCATCAATCAGAAAATTGAGAAAGTAAAAGAATTGATTATTTATGATGAATTATCTTTAAGCCAAATTGCCTACTCTTTAAATTATAGTACTGTTTCGCATTTGAGTAATCAATTCAAAAAAGTAACTGGTTTTTCGCCAACTTACTTCAAGAACATAAAAACCATTAAAAGAAAGCAAATAGAAGATTTGTAA
- a CDS encoding heavy metal translocating P-type ATPase, which produces MIHTYSITGMTCDGCRSKVEKALNTIEGVEAKVALNPPIATITMEKHIPTTQLQEALTAVGKYTIEMNNGKILVQAPANETTAKSCCSTHSHEHKKETVIPSNAQGKYYCPMHCEGEKLYDKAGDCPVCGMDLVKAPDLTVNKALYTCPMHPEVISEIPGSCPICGMDLVPMEPSDSEDQKTYKNLVKKMKVAVIFTVPVFAIAMIEMMPNNPLLKIMDATKWNWVQFILTLPVVFYACWMFFVRAFKSIITWNLNMFTLIGIGTGVAFLFSLVGMFFPDIFPSEFKTEHGAVLLYFEATTVILTLVLLGQLLEARAHSQTSGAIKALLKLAPTEATLVADGGDKVISINDIKKGDLLRVKPGDKIPVDGKITDGESSIDEAMITGEPIPVDKKKDDNVIAGTINGNKSFVMIAEKVGSETLLSQIVQMVNDASRSRAPIQKLADSIAKYFVPVVVIISAITFFVWAKFGPEPALVYGFINAIAVLIIACPCALGLATPMSVMVGVGKGAQSGVLIKNAEALENMNKVNVLITDKTGTITEGKPSVEKIFSSNNEENNLLKNIASLNQYSEHPLAQAVVNYAKSKTVSLIEVKDFEAIAGKGVIGTVDAKKVALGNKKLMEQVKAIVSDDLENKIIAEQKLGKTVSYIAVDGIAVGFVSIFDAIKESSAAAIKELMRQGVEVVMLTGDNENTAKAVADELGLTSYKAGCLPEDKLKEIKKLQAEGKIVAMAGDGINDAPALAQANIGIAMGTGTDVAIESAKITLVKGDLLGIVKAKNLSHAVMRNIKQNLFFAFFYNVLGVPIAAGVLYPFFGVLLSPMIAALAMSFSSVSVIVNALRLRSLKL; this is translated from the coding sequence ATGATACATACTTACAGCATTACCGGTATGACTTGCGATGGTTGTCGCTCTAAAGTCGAAAAAGCATTGAATACTATTGAAGGAGTTGAGGCAAAAGTTGCATTAAATCCACCCATCGCAACTATAACTATGGAAAAACATATTCCAACAACACAGTTACAAGAAGCATTGACAGCAGTTGGGAAATACACCATAGAAATGAATAATGGCAAGATCCTAGTACAGGCACCAGCTAATGAAACTACAGCAAAATCCTGCTGCTCTACGCATTCTCATGAGCATAAAAAAGAAACTGTTATACCAAGCAATGCTCAGGGAAAATACTACTGTCCAATGCATTGTGAAGGCGAAAAACTATATGACAAAGCAGGCGACTGTCCTGTATGTGGAATGGATTTAGTAAAAGCACCCGATTTAACAGTTAATAAAGCCTTATATACTTGTCCGATGCATCCTGAAGTAATTAGTGAAATACCAGGTTCGTGTCCTATTTGCGGAATGGATTTGGTACCGATGGAACCTAGTGATAGTGAAGACCAAAAAACTTATAAAAATTTAGTCAAGAAAATGAAAGTGGCAGTAATTTTTACCGTTCCTGTTTTTGCTATCGCAATGATAGAAATGATGCCAAACAACCCATTACTTAAAATAATGGATGCTACAAAATGGAATTGGGTACAATTTATTCTGACACTTCCTGTTGTTTTTTATGCGTGTTGGATGTTCTTTGTTCGTGCCTTCAAATCTATTATTACTTGGAATTTGAATATGTTTACCCTTATCGGTATAGGAACTGGAGTTGCTTTTTTATTTAGTTTGGTCGGCATGTTTTTCCCAGACATTTTTCCTAGTGAATTTAAAACAGAACATGGGGCAGTATTACTGTACTTCGAGGCTACAACAGTTATTCTGACTTTAGTTTTATTGGGGCAACTACTCGAAGCCAGAGCACACAGCCAAACCAGCGGAGCTATTAAAGCATTACTTAAATTGGCACCAACTGAGGCTACTTTAGTAGCAGATGGAGGTGACAAAGTAATTTCTATTAATGATATCAAAAAAGGTGATTTACTGAGAGTAAAACCCGGAGATAAAATTCCAGTTGACGGAAAAATTACCGATGGCGAAAGTAGTATTGATGAAGCGATGATTACAGGAGAACCAATACCCGTTGACAAAAAGAAAGACGATAATGTTATTGCCGGAACCATAAACGGTAACAAGTCCTTTGTAATGATTGCCGAAAAAGTAGGTTCAGAAACTTTGCTTTCCCAAATAGTGCAGATGGTAAATGATGCTAGTCGTTCAAGAGCACCAATTCAAAAATTAGCCGACAGTATCGCTAAATATTTTGTACCCGTAGTGGTGATTATCTCCGCAATAACATTTTTCGTTTGGGCAAAATTTGGCCCAGAACCAGCATTGGTTTATGGATTCATTAATGCAATTGCGGTATTAATTATTGCTTGTCCTTGTGCATTAGGATTAGCTACGCCAATGTCGGTAATGGTTGGCGTTGGTAAAGGTGCGCAATCTGGTGTACTTATAAAAAATGCTGAAGCTTTAGAAAACATGAATAAAGTTAATGTGTTAATTACTGACAAAACAGGAACAATAACCGAGGGAAAACCTTCTGTTGAGAAGATATTTTCTTCAAATAATGAAGAAAATAATTTGCTTAAAAACATAGCTTCATTAAACCAATACAGCGAACATCCATTAGCACAAGCTGTAGTCAATTATGCTAAATCAAAAACAGTTTCATTAATCGAGGTAAAAGATTTTGAAGCCATTGCAGGCAAAGGAGTTATTGGAACTGTTGACGCTAAAAAAGTAGCATTAGGAAATAAAAAACTAATGGAACAAGTCAAAGCAATCGTTTCAGATGATTTAGAAAATAAAATTATTGCTGAACAAAAATTAGGTAAAACGGTTTCATACATAGCTGTTGATGGTATTGCTGTTGGTTTTGTATCAATTTTCGATGCCATTAAAGAATCAAGTGCAGCAGCCATTAAAGAGTTAATGCGTCAGGGTGTTGAAGTAGTAATGCTTACTGGAGACAATGAAAACACAGCTAAAGCGGTTGCTGATGAATTGGGGTTGACGTCATATAAAGCAGGATGCTTACCCGAAGACAAACTCAAAGAAATTAAAAAATTGCAAGCAGAAGGCAAAATTGTGGCGATGGCAGGCGATGGTATAAATGATGCTCCAGCATTGGCACAAGCAAATATTGGAATTGCAATGGGAACAGGAACAGACGTAGCTATAGAAAGTGCTAAAATAACTCTAGTAAAAGGTGATTTGCTAGGTATCGTAAAAGCCAAGAATTTGAGCCACGCTGTAATGCGAAACATCAAACAAAACTTATTTTTTGCTTTCTTCTATAATGTTTTAGGAGTTCCAATTGCAGCGGGAGTTTTGTATCCATTTTTTGGAGTTTTATTATCGCCAATGATTGCAGCTTTAGCAATGAGTTTTAGCTCGGTTTCTGTAATTGTAAATGCTTTGCGATTAAGAAGTTTGAAATTATAA
- a CDS encoding class I SAM-dependent methyltransferase produces the protein MTNKTHWENVYDTKLPNEVSWTQEKPETSLQLIANCKLPKTAKIIDIGGGDSNLVDYLLEQGFENITVLDISEKAIEKAKFRLGKLSEKVKWIVSDITEFQPKETYDIWHDRATFHFLTEKEQIEKYKTLVQNYASNYLIMATFSNNGPLKCSGLEIEQYTIRDLVGLFSDKFKIIDSFYQDHQTPFNTVQNFVFCIFKRI, from the coding sequence ATGACAAATAAAACACATTGGGAAAACGTGTACGATACGAAACTGCCTAACGAAGTAAGTTGGACTCAAGAAAAACCTGAAACTTCTTTACAATTAATTGCAAATTGTAAATTACCCAAAACAGCCAAAATTATAGATATTGGAGGAGGAGACAGTAACTTGGTAGATTATCTTTTAGAACAAGGTTTTGAGAATATTACAGTTTTGGATATTTCTGAAAAAGCTATTGAAAAAGCCAAATTCCGATTAGGTAAATTATCCGAAAAAGTGAAATGGATTGTTTCCGATATTACAGAATTTCAACCCAAAGAAACGTATGATATTTGGCATGACAGAGCAACCTTTCATTTTCTCACTGAAAAGGAACAAATTGAAAAGTATAAAACACTTGTTCAAAACTATGCAAGTAATTATTTAATAATGGCTACTTTCTCTAATAATGGACCATTAAAATGCAGTGGATTAGAAATTGAACAATATACCATTCGAGATTTAGTTGGTTTATTTTCGGATAAATTTAAAATTATTGACAGCTTTTATCAAGACCATCAAACACCATTCAATACAGTGCAAAATTTTGTGTTTTGTATTTTTAAAAGAATTTAA